From Salvelinus fontinalis isolate EN_2023a chromosome 30, ASM2944872v1, whole genome shotgun sequence, one genomic window encodes:
- the mgme1 gene encoding mitochondrial genome maintenance exonuclease 1, with amino-acid sequence MRLHQLLRCAQRVEESSRVVSGLFSHCTRTSVNTFSTSNVSPARKKSSPYSSVDSGRYSSLFKSVVSHRVSAQTPDILEEQDAQIYGPVIKSPTPSKVPKILHPLLNQDRVFEFGETELGGAPARIILRRGQDRGSVPSVTRILQETMSPEQQFYLERWRRKMIAQLGEDGFKEYSQNLFRQGKLFHTAVESVLPLTTKEVPGEDPEEAPEVPSSVEGYMESVRHVLEDVRGVRAIESRVQHEKLGYLGIVDCVALYRGVLCVIDWKTSERSKPFLSNTYDNPLQVAAYVGALNNDVNYNYQVENGLIVVAYKDGSPAHPHTLSSEQVLQYWERWLVRLEEYTERR; translated from the exons atgCGTTTACATCAGCTGTTGAGATGTGCCCAGCGTGTTGAGGAGTCATCTAGGGTTGTCAGTGGACTCTTCTCCCATTGTACCCGGACCTCCGTGAATACTTTCTCCACCTCCAATGTCTCTCCAGCTCGCAAGAAAAGCAGCCCATACAGTTCGGTGGACAGCGGACGCTACTCCTCACTCTTCAAGTCAGTTGTGTCCCACAGAGTCAGTGCTCAAACTCCCGACATCCTAGAGGAGCAAGATGCTCAAATCTACGGACCTGTGATAAAATCCCCAACACCATCCAAAGTGCCTAAAATCCTCCACCCGTTGCTCAACCAAGACAGGGTATTTGAATTTGGCGAAACTGAGCTTGGAGGGGCTCCAGCCAGAATTATCCTACGGAGGGGTCAGGACAGGGGCTCAGTGCCCAGTGTGACCCGTATCCTACAAGAGACTATGTCCCCGGAGCAACAGTTTTacctggagagatggaggaggaagatgatAGCTCAACTGGGAGAGGATGGCTTTAAGGAATACAGTCAGA ATCTCTTCAGGCAAGGGAAGCTTTTCCATACGGCCGTGGAGAGTGTTCTCCCGTTGACAACAAAGGAGGTACCGGGGGAAGATCCTGAGGAGGCACCAGAGGTACCATCGTCGGTAGAGGGATACATGGAAAGTGTACGCCATGTACTGGAGGACGTTAGGGGAGTGAGAGCCATCGAGAGCCGTGTACAGCATGAAAAACTAGGCTATCTGGGGATTGTGGACTGTGTGGCTCTCTACAG GGGTGTGCTGTGTGTGATCGATTGGAAGACATCGGAGAGGTCTAAACCTTTCCTCAGCAACACCTACGACAACCCTCTACAGGTGGCAGCCTACGTTGGGGCCTTAAACAACGACGTGAACTACAACTACCAG GTTGAGAATGGACTGATCGTGGTGGCCTATAAAGATGGTTCCCCAGCCCATCCTCATACACTGAGCTCAGAGCAGGTGCTACAGTACTGGGAGAGATGGCTGGTACGACTGGAGGAGTACACCGAGAGGAGGTGA
- the LOC129828596 gene encoding cystatin-like, whose protein sequence is MIMNWKIVGPLLAVAFIVTSADVIVGGVVDADINDPATRDALKFAVAEYNKGTNDMYVRQVAKVVKAQKQVVAGMKYIFTVQMARTLCRKGGVKDCAVHLAPAATYQCTFEVWSRPWLGASQLIKNVCQP, encoded by the exons ATGATCATGAATTGGAAGATCGTCGGTCCTTTGCTCGCGGTGGCATTCATCGTGACGAGCGCCGATGTAATTGTGGGGGGCGTCGTGGACGCAGATATTAACGACCCCGCTACCAGAGACGCGCTGAAGTTCGCGGTGGCCGAATACAACAAGGGAACAAACGACATGTATGTTAGGCAGGTGGCTAAAGTTGTCAAGGCTCAGAAACAG GTGGTAGCTGGGATGAAGTACATCTTCACAGTGCAGATGGCCAGGACCCTGTGCAGGAAGGGAGGCGTGAAGGACTGCGCTGTGCATCTGGCCCCAGCTGCG ACCTACCAGTGCACCTTTGAGGTGTGGAGCCGCCCCTGGCTGGGAGCGAGCCAGTTGATCAAGAATGTCTGCCAGCCGTAA